A window of Blastocatellia bacterium genomic DNA:
GACTTTCTCATGCTATTAATGCTATAGGGTTTTTGCTAGCTGCTGGAACAGGACTAGTATTATTTTACAAAGGGTTAAAAAAGCTTAGTGGTGGTACACGTTCCAGACAAATTCACCGTGTTGGAGCAGCTTTAATGTTTGCAGCACCGTTTTTTGTTTGGTTTAAGGATTGGAAAGGTTGGAAACAAACTTGGCGGGAGATAGTTCGCTTTTCCAAAGAAGACATGGAATTTCTAAAACGTGCGCCTTTGTATATGTTAGGTTTTCAAGTAAAAATGCCAGCACAAGGAAAATTTAATGCAGGTCAGAAATTAAACTTTCTAATGGTGACATTTAATTCTGCTGGGTTTATGGTGACGGGTGGGTTATTAATGATGCGCCGACATTTACCAGAAAAAGCTTTTCCTTATTTAATAATTGCCCATGATATACAAGCTGTTATTGGTATTTGTGGTTTTATGGCTCATGCTTATTTAGCACTTCTACATCCTGATACACGGCCTTCTTTTCGTGCAATTATTGATGGTACTGTACCGGTAGAATATGCTGTAGGTCATCACGCTCTTTGGTGTGAGGAAGAATTTCCAGAACTAATTAAACAATTACCAGAGAAAAATTAACTAATATTACTCATAACGTAATGCTTCTATTGGCTCAAGAGAAGCGGCTTTATGTGCTGGATAGAATCCAAAAAATACCCCAACAGCAATAGAAAAAATAACAGAAACTATAATTGCTGTTTTAGAAATTAATGTAGGCCAGCCAAATCCGGCTGAGATTGCATAAGCAATGCCAATCCCAAAAGCTATCCCAATTAACCCTCCAATACTACTAAGTACAATTGCTTCGATAAGAAATTGAAGCCTTATTTGGTTACTACGCGCTCCTATTGCCATTCTTATGCCTATTTCGCGGGTTCGCTCTGTTATAGAAACAAGCATTATATTCATAATTCCAATTCCACCAACAAGTAAGGAAACAGACGCGATACTACCTAATAAAATAGTAAGTATTCGGTTAGATTCATCTGCTGCCTCAGAAACATCTGTCATATTACGTACAGTAAAATCGTCAGCTTCGCTAGCAGTAAGTTTATGGCGTTCTCTTAGCAAAGCAGTAATTTCATTTTGTGCAGTGTAAGTTGTTTGCTCAGAAATTGCAGAAACCATAGCAAAATGTATATGACTAATGGAAAGAAGTTTTTTCTGTGCTGCTGTGTAAGGAATAAATATCACATCATCTTGATCCGGGCCAAAAGAGCTTTGACCCTTAACTGCCATCACTCCAACAACTCTAAAAGCTAGGTTACGTAATCTAATAGTTTGGCCTATTGGATCAATACCAGTAAATAGATTGTTGACTACGCTTTGACCAAGGACACAAACTCTTGATGCACTGCGAACATCAGCTTGAGTGAAAAATTCTCCGCTACTTACATTCCAAATACGAATTTGAGGAAACTCTTCATTGACTCCTTGGACACTTGTAGTCCAGTTTTGATTTCCAAACACAACTGAAGCATTAGCACGTACACCGGGACTTGCAGCTTTTATGCTAGCAAGCTCAAGTTTTATTGCTTCCACATCCTCAGCATTTAATGTTGAGGCAGAACCAGAACCAATTCTTGTTCCTGAAGAAGTAATAGTACCAGGAGTTATATAAAGTAAATTTGCTCCCATGCT
This region includes:
- a CDS encoding ABC transporter permease, translating into MNFFMTLKIAIRALLRNKMRTALTMLGIIIGIGSVIGMVSLGQGAQASAQAQINSMGANLLYITPGTITSSGTRIGSGSASTLNAEDVEAIKLELASIKAASPGVRANASVVFGNQNWTTSVQGVNEEFPQIRIWNVSSGEFFTQADVRSASRVCVLGQSVVNNLFTGIDPIGQTIRLRNLAFRVVGVMAVKGQSSFGPDQDDVIFIPYTAAQKKLLSISHIHFAMVSAISEQTTYTAQNEITALLRERHKLTASEADDFTVRNMTDVSEAADESNRILTILLGSIASVSLLVGGIGIMNIMLVSITERTREIGIRMAIGARSNQIRLQFLIEAIVLSSIGGLIGIAFGIGIAYAISAGFGWPTLISKTAIIVSVIFSIAVGVFFGFYPAHKAASLEPIEALRYE
- a CDS encoding cytochrome b/b6 domain-containing protein — its product is MSNSTSLAKVDQNRVERIKPHERLSHAINAIGFLLAAGTGLVLFYKGLKKLSGGTRSRQIHRVGAALMFAAPFFVWFKDWKGWKQTWREIVRFSKEDMEFLKRAPLYMLGFQVKMPAQGKFNAGQKLNFLMVTFNSAGFMVTGGLLMMRRHLPEKAFPYLIIAHDIQAVIGICGFMAHAYLALLHPDTRPSFRAIIDGTVPVEYAVGHHALWCEEEFPELIKQLPEKN